Genomic segment of Dehalogenimonas alkenigignens:
CCCCGCGGTTATAGATTTCGTGCAGGTCAAGCACCAGTTTCGCCATTCGGCACCCCTGTTCGATGCCTCGAATCGCTCACTTCGCTATAATGATGACACAAACGGGCGATATGGTCGAACCTTGCCGTCAGCGGCAGGTTGAGGGGTGCCGGAATGTGGTATCTGGTAGGCGCTGCGGCGGCTGTACTTACGACTTTTGGGTTTGTGCCTCAGATTCTTAAAATGAGACGGACCAGGTCGGTAAAGGATATCAGCCTGCTGACCCTGGTTCAGTTTTCCGTCGGCGTCGCCATATGGGGTATTTACGGCTGGCATTTGAAAGACCCTGTCATCGTCGCGGCGAACCTCATCAGCCTTCTCATTCTGCTTTCAGCCATAGCTATGTATCTGAAATACCGTCGGGCGACCCTGCGCTGATTAGAGATCGGTACCGCCTGTCGGCGATTGACCCGAGGGATATAATTAGTAAGGTG
This window contains:
- a CDS encoding SemiSWEET family sugar transporter — protein: MWYLVGAAAAVLTTFGFVPQILKMRRTRSVKDISLLTLVQFSVGVAIWGIYGWHLKDPVIVAANLISLLILLSAIAMYLKYRRATLR